The Brachybacterium huguangmaarense genome contains a region encoding:
- the nrdE gene encoding class 1b ribonucleoside-diphosphate reductase subunit alpha, with amino-acid sequence MPSHEHAKAMDYHALNAMLNLYGSDGRIQFDKDHLAAREYFLQHVNPNTVFFHSLAEKLEYLVENGYYEAEVLEQYSHEFVKSLSEQAYAKKFRFPTFLGAFKYYTSYTLKTFDGKRYLERFEDRVVMVALTLGRGDEQMARALVDEILDGRFQPATPTFLNAGKAQRGELVSCFLLRIEDNMESIGRSINSALQLSKRGGGVALLLSNLREYGAPIKQIENQSSGVIPVMKLLEDSFSYANQLGARQGAGAVYLHAHHPDILRFLDTKRENADEKIRIKTLSLGVVIPDITFELARNNEPMYLFSPYDVERVYGKPFADIDVTEKYREMVDDPRIAKKKIKAREFFQVLAEIQFESGYPYIMFEDTVNRANPIPGKVTHSNLCSEILQIATPSEMNVDLSYEEMGRDISCNLGSLNIALAMDSPDFSRTIETAIRALTSVSDTSDIESVPTIANGNAKSHAIGLGQMNLHGYLARERIFYGSDEGLDFTNMYFYAVVYQCIRASMQIAKERGETFADFENSAYGTGEYFDKYVDQVWEPRTERVRELFANSSVHLPTQEDWRVLRDQVAQHGMYNAYLQAVPPTGSISYINNSTSSIHPIVSKIEIRKEGKIGRVYYPAPFMDNDNLEYYQDAYEIGYEKIIDTYAEATKHVDQGLSLTLFFPDTATTRDVNKAQIYAWRKGIKTLYYIRLRQMAIEGTEVEGCVSCML; translated from the coding sequence ATGCCCTCGCACGAGCACGCCAAGGCGATGGACTACCACGCCCTGAACGCGATGCTGAACCTGTACGGGTCGGACGGCAGGATCCAGTTCGACAAGGACCATCTCGCCGCCCGCGAGTACTTCCTCCAGCACGTCAACCCCAACACGGTCTTCTTCCACTCGCTCGCCGAGAAGCTCGAGTACCTGGTCGAGAACGGCTACTACGAGGCCGAGGTGCTCGAGCAGTACTCGCACGAGTTCGTGAAGTCGCTCTCGGAGCAGGCCTACGCCAAGAAGTTCCGCTTCCCCACCTTCCTGGGCGCCTTCAAGTACTACACGTCGTACACGCTCAAGACGTTCGACGGGAAGCGCTACCTCGAGCGCTTCGAGGACCGTGTCGTGATGGTGGCCCTGACCCTCGGCCGCGGCGACGAGCAGATGGCCCGCGCCCTCGTCGACGAGATCCTCGACGGCCGCTTCCAGCCGGCGACGCCGACGTTCCTCAACGCGGGCAAGGCCCAGCGCGGCGAGCTCGTCTCGTGCTTCCTGCTGCGCATCGAGGACAACATGGAGTCCATCGGGCGCTCCATCAACTCCGCGCTGCAGCTGTCCAAGCGAGGCGGCGGCGTCGCCCTGCTGCTGAGCAACCTGCGCGAGTACGGCGCCCCGATCAAGCAGATCGAGAACCAGTCCAGCGGCGTCATCCCCGTCATGAAGCTGCTCGAGGACTCCTTCAGCTACGCCAACCAGCTCGGCGCGCGCCAGGGTGCCGGCGCCGTGTACCTGCACGCGCACCACCCGGACATCCTGCGCTTCCTCGACACCAAGCGCGAGAACGCCGACGAGAAGATCCGCATCAAGACCCTCTCGCTCGGCGTCGTGATCCCGGACATCACCTTCGAGCTCGCGCGGAACAACGAGCCGATGTACCTGTTCTCCCCGTACGACGTGGAGCGCGTGTACGGCAAGCCGTTCGCCGACATCGACGTGACCGAGAAGTACCGCGAGATGGTCGACGACCCGCGGATCGCCAAGAAGAAGATCAAGGCGCGCGAGTTCTTCCAGGTGCTCGCCGAGATCCAGTTCGAGTCGGGCTACCCGTACATCATGTTCGAGGACACGGTGAACCGGGCCAACCCGATCCCCGGCAAGGTCACCCACTCCAACCTGTGCTCGGAGATCCTGCAGATCGCGACGCCGTCGGAGATGAACGTCGACCTCTCCTACGAGGAGATGGGCCGGGACATCTCGTGCAACCTGGGCTCGCTCAACATCGCGCTCGCGATGGACAGCCCGGACTTCTCGCGCACCATCGAGACGGCGATCCGCGCGCTGACCAGCGTCTCGGACACCTCCGACATCGAGTCGGTGCCCACGATCGCCAACGGCAACGCCAAGTCCCATGCGATCGGCCTGGGGCAGATGAACCTGCACGGCTACCTCGCCCGCGAGCGGATCTTCTATGGCTCGGACGAGGGCCTGGACTTCACGAACATGTACTTCTACGCGGTCGTGTACCAGTGCATCCGGGCGTCCATGCAGATCGCCAAGGAGCGCGGCGAGACGTTCGCGGACTTCGAGAACTCGGCCTACGGCACGGGCGAGTACTTCGACAAGTACGTCGACCAGGTGTGGGAGCCGCGCACGGAGCGCGTGCGCGAGCTGTTCGCGAACTCCTCGGTGCACCTTCCCACCCAGGAGGACTGGCGCGTGCTGCGCGACCAGGTCGCGCAGCACGGCATGTACAACGCCTACCTCCAGGCCGTGCCGCCGACGGGCTCGATCTCCTACATCAACAATTCGACGAGCTCGATCCACCCGATCGTCTCCAAGATCGAGATCCGCAAGGAGGGCAAGATCGGGCGCGTCTACTACCCGGCGCCCTTCATGGACAACGACAACCTGGAGTACTACCAGGACGCGTACGAGATCGGGTACGAGAAGATCATCGACACCTACGCCGAGGCCACCAAGCACGTGGACCAGGGCCTGTCGCTGACGCTGTTCTTCCCGGACACGGCCACTACGCGCGACGTCAACAAGGCGCAGATCTACGCGTGGCGCAAGGGCATCAAGACGCTCTACTACATCCGCCTGCGTCAGATGGCGATCGAGGGCACCGAGGTCGAGGGCTGCGTCAGCTGCATGCTGTGA
- the nrdH gene encoding glutaredoxin-like protein NrdH, with protein MDITVYSKPLCVQCDATKRALNKAGLAYSVVDVTEDAAALATIKGMGYLQAPVVITGDDHWSGFRPDKIKALAGAGAAVRRSAAV; from the coding sequence ATGGACATCACCGTGTACTCGAAGCCCCTGTGCGTCCAGTGCGACGCCACCAAGCGCGCCCTGAACAAGGCCGGTCTCGCGTACTCCGTCGTCGATGTCACCGAGGACGCCGCGGCCCTCGCCACGATCAAGGGCATGGGCTACCTGCAGGCCCCCGTCGTCATCACGGGCGACGACCACTGGTCGGGCTTCCGTCCCGACAAGATCAAGGCGCTCGCGGGTGCCGGTGCGGCCGTGCGCCGCAGCGCCGCCGTCTGA
- a CDS encoding D-2-hydroxyacid dehydrogenase, whose translation MAHPAVRPRVVIAVDLPEHLCRRIAEAEPRAEVVRDSALVHPRRFPADWPGDPAHERSSDEQRAYDELVDSADVLFSLPDVDPAALARTVRANPRLRWVMTMAAGGGAQLRSAGLSPEELERVVVTTSAGAHGSPLAEFALFGVLAGAKDLPRLERQKRDHDWTERWQMRHLDAMTVLVVGLGGIGAACASRFHALGAHVLGTTRSGRPVEGVDELVPIDDLAAAAARADALVVTLPGTDATTGLIGADVLERVRPGTILVNVGRGSVVDEDALLAALDDGRIGFAALDVFATEPLPASSPLWDHPAVLISPHTAALDDREETRIVDQFIENLHRFCDGLELRNVVDTVEFY comes from the coding sequence ATGGCCCATCCCGCCGTCCGCCCCCGCGTCGTCATCGCCGTCGACCTCCCCGAGCACCTCTGCCGCCGGATCGCCGAGGCCGAGCCGCGCGCCGAGGTCGTCCGGGACTCCGCCCTCGTGCACCCGCGCCGCTTCCCGGCCGACTGGCCCGGGGACCCCGCCCATGAGCGCTCGTCCGACGAGCAGCGTGCCTACGACGAACTCGTCGACTCCGCCGACGTCCTGTTCTCGCTGCCCGACGTCGACCCCGCGGCCCTGGCCCGCACGGTGCGCGCCAACCCGCGTCTGCGCTGGGTGATGACGATGGCCGCCGGCGGGGGCGCCCAGCTGCGCAGCGCCGGCCTGTCGCCCGAGGAGCTCGAGCGCGTGGTCGTCACCACGAGCGCGGGCGCGCACGGCTCGCCGCTCGCGGAATTCGCCCTCTTCGGCGTGCTCGCGGGCGCCAAGGACCTCCCGCGGCTCGAGCGCCAGAAGCGCGACCACGACTGGACCGAGCGCTGGCAGATGCGTCACCTCGACGCGATGACCGTGCTCGTCGTCGGCCTCGGCGGCATCGGTGCCGCGTGCGCGAGCCGCTTCCACGCCCTCGGGGCGCACGTGCTCGGCACCACGCGCTCGGGCCGGCCCGTCGAGGGCGTCGACGAGCTGGTCCCGATCGACGACCTCGCCGCGGCGGCGGCGCGCGCCGACGCCCTCGTGGTCACCCTGCCCGGCACCGACGCCACGACCGGCCTGATCGGCGCCGACGTGCTCGAGCGCGTGCGCCCCGGCACGATCCTCGTCAACGTCGGCCGCGGCAGCGTGGTCGACGAGGACGCCCTGCTCGCCGCCCTCGACGACGGCCGCATCGGCTTCGCCGCCCTCGACGTGTTCGCGACCGAGCCGCTGCCCGCCTCGAGCCCCCTGTGGGACCACCCCGCCGTGCTCATCAGCCCCCACACCGCGGCGCTCGACGACCGCGAGGAGACACGGATCGTCGACCAGTTCATCGAGAACCTGCACCGCTTCTGCGACGGGCTCGAGCTGCGCAACGTCGTCGACACCGTCGAGTTCTACTGA
- the nrdI gene encoding class Ib ribonucleoside-diphosphate reductase assembly flavoprotein NrdI: protein MGTLVYFSSVSGNTQRFIEKVGVPAHRIPLLPKEEPLVMDEDFVLVVPTYGGGNGRGAVPKQVIRFLNDERNRAHIRGVISGGNTNFGAAYCIAGEIISSKCHVPHMYRFELLGTPRDVQTVREGLEEFWRH, encoded by the coding sequence GTGGGCACGCTCGTCTACTTCTCCTCCGTGTCGGGCAACACGCAGCGGTTCATCGAGAAGGTGGGCGTCCCGGCCCACCGGATCCCGCTGCTGCCCAAGGAGGAGCCCCTCGTCATGGACGAGGACTTCGTCCTCGTGGTCCCCACCTACGGCGGCGGGAACGGCCGCGGGGCGGTCCCCAAGCAGGTCATCAGGTTCCTCAACGACGAACGCAACCGCGCACACATCCGCGGCGTGATCAGCGGGGGGAACACCAATTTCGGGGCGGCGTACTGCATCGCGGGGGAGATCATCTCCTCCAAGTGCCACGTCCCCCACATGTACAGGTTCGAACTGCTCGGCACGCCGCGAGACGTGCAGACGGTCAGAGAAGGATTGGAAGAGTTTTGGCGACACTGA
- a CDS encoding NAD(P)-dependent oxidoreductase → MRTDDASSPAAPPSDATTARVGVIGLGSMGLPMAEHLLRARGGLTVHSRTRKQEIVDAGARWAETPRELAAACDAVLVMLPDLPQLEPLPEGPDGLLAGAERLLLMIGSTSSPVAVRALAERLDAASAGRVRVVDCPVSGGDTGARAGTLSIMAGGEADDVALAAALLAPCGRVRHLGPLGAGEVTKACNQMIVGATMMAIADATVLAERSGIAPADLFDAIEGGYAGSTLLSDKRGRLETDDVAPGGIAAYMLKDLGFAREVADATHTAAALLPRLHAMYDELVAAGLGDDDLAVAKRFVEGR, encoded by the coding sequence ATGAGAACCGACGACGCTTCTTCGCCCGCCGCTCCCCCGTCCGACGCCACGACCGCGCGCGTGGGCGTGATCGGGCTCGGCTCGATGGGCCTGCCCATGGCCGAGCATCTGCTGCGCGCCCGGGGCGGGCTCACGGTCCATTCGCGCACGCGCAAGCAGGAGATCGTCGACGCGGGCGCCCGCTGGGCCGAGACCCCGCGCGAGCTCGCCGCGGCGTGCGACGCCGTGCTCGTCATGCTGCCGGACCTGCCCCAGCTCGAGCCGCTGCCCGAGGGACCCGACGGACTGCTCGCGGGCGCCGAGCGCCTGCTGCTCATGATCGGCTCGACCTCGTCCCCCGTCGCCGTGCGCGCCCTGGCCGAGCGCCTCGACGCCGCGAGTGCGGGACGCGTCCGCGTGGTCGACTGCCCCGTCTCCGGGGGCGACACGGGCGCACGGGCCGGGACGCTGTCGATCATGGCCGGGGGCGAGGCCGACGACGTCGCGCTCGCCGCCGCGCTGCTCGCCCCGTGCGGACGGGTGCGCCACCTCGGGCCGCTCGGCGCCGGCGAGGTGACCAAGGCGTGCAACCAGATGATCGTCGGCGCCACGATGATGGCGATCGCCGACGCCACGGTGCTGGCCGAGCGCTCCGGGATCGCCCCCGCGGACCTGTTCGACGCGATCGAGGGCGGCTACGCCGGCTCGACGCTGCTCAGCGACAAGCGCGGGCGCCTCGAGACCGACGACGTCGCCCCGGGCGGCATCGCGGCCTACATGCTCAAGGACCTCGGCTTCGCACGCGAGGTCGCCGACGCCACACACACCGCAGCGGCCCTGCTCCCCCGCCTGCACGCGATGTACGACGAGCTCGTCGCCGCCGGCCTGGGCGACGACGACCTCGCCGTCGCCAAGCGGTTCGTCGAGGGACGCTGA